One window from the genome of Pedobacter schmidteae encodes:
- a CDS encoding DoxX family protein, with the protein MTKSKKIIYWVATLWLALGMLSTGIVQLIKMDQEVKNFSHLGYPVYLLTILGVWKILGIIAVLIPKSLLVKEWAYAGFFFAMSGAILSHLIMADAAKELFGPTLLLVLTVVSWYFRPADRRIISVNP; encoded by the coding sequence ATGACAAAAAGTAAAAAAATCATCTACTGGGTGGCCACCCTTTGGCTTGCATTAGGCATGCTGTCGACCGGAATTGTACAATTGATAAAAATGGATCAGGAAGTCAAAAACTTTTCACATCTGGGTTATCCTGTCTATTTACTGACTATATTAGGTGTCTGGAAAATTTTGGGCATTATAGCTGTGCTTATCCCTAAATCTCTATTAGTAAAAGAATGGGCTTATGCTGGCTTCTTCTTTGCCATGTCGGGAGCTATACTGTCTCACTTGATCATGGCAGATGCAGCTAAAGAGCTTTTCGGACCAACATTGCTACTTGTCCTGACCGTAGTATCCTGGTATTTCAGACCTGCGGATAGAAGAATTATTTCAGTTAACCCATAA
- a CDS encoding SRPBCC domain-containing protein: protein MEQKTKIDAEEGKQDLLITREFDLPLELLFKAHAAPEIVEQWMGTKVLKLENKKYGSWQYETSDANGNVVFKANGVFHEFVPNQKITRTFEMENAPFDVQLEFLEFEKLTADTSKLTMHIVYRSVALRNKMLALPFAQGLNMAHKRLQDIVSKLK from the coding sequence ATGGAACAAAAAACAAAAATCGATGCGGAGGAAGGTAAACAGGATTTACTGATTACAAGGGAATTTGATTTGCCATTAGAACTGCTTTTTAAAGCGCATGCAGCGCCCGAAATTGTGGAACAATGGATGGGAACGAAAGTTTTGAAGCTGGAGAATAAAAAATATGGCAGCTGGCAATATGAAACCAGTGATGCAAACGGAAATGTGGTATTTAAGGCTAATGGGGTATTCCACGAATTTGTTCCAAACCAGAAAATTACCCGGACATTTGAAATGGAAAATGCACCTTTTGATGTTCAGCTGGAGTTTCTGGAGTTTGAAAAACTTACTGCCGATACCAGCAAGCTGACCATGCATATCGTATATAGATCTGTAGCGCTCAGAAACAAGATGCTGGCTCTGCCTTTTGCCCAGGGCTTAAATATGGCGCATAAACGGTTACAGGATATAGTGAGCAAATTAAAATAA
- a CDS encoding RagB/SusD family nutrient uptake outer membrane protein — protein MKSKFNNLIIILGLIIALSIFISSCKKEWLEAKPKQDLVVPETPSDLLALLDNDVSNIEYPTLGELASDDYYVDDDYFSVLPNRDQNIYTWSNAKDFYAGQGDVDWQVAYNRIFNMNLVLEKVSQQNRSSELTNQIKGSALFFRGMSFFGLASTFSKPYNAETASHDLGVVLRLVSNINIPAKRASLKETFNRVLQDLQEAIELLPSQAQYKTRPTKSAALALLSRVYLYMGDFENALKYSTDCLKSHSLLNDFNALSVFDPSNYRFTFDKYDQEVILFARAQYETLLPEPFGLGSVSSDLYNSYEMGDLRKSIFFFELNGRLVYVGGFGDMGVFFFQWFLQ, from the coding sequence ATGAAATCGAAATTTAATAATTTAATAATTATCCTAGGATTGATAATTGCCCTTTCAATCTTTATTAGTTCTTGTAAAAAAGAATGGCTGGAGGCGAAGCCAAAACAGGATTTGGTAGTTCCTGAGACACCTTCCGACTTACTAGCTCTGCTCGATAATGACGTATCAAATATTGAATACCCTACATTGGGAGAGCTGGCATCTGACGATTATTATGTCGATGATGATTACTTTTCGGTACTACCAAACCGAGATCAAAACATATATACTTGGTCAAATGCAAAAGATTTTTATGCTGGACAAGGGGACGTTGACTGGCAAGTGGCCTACAATAGGATTTTCAATATGAACCTCGTTTTAGAAAAAGTAAGCCAACAAAATCGCTCTTCGGAACTTACCAACCAAATAAAGGGAAGCGCTCTGTTTTTTAGAGGAATGTCCTTTTTTGGCTTGGCATCTACTTTTTCAAAGCCCTACAATGCAGAAACGGCATCTCATGATTTAGGAGTTGTCTTACGTTTAGTATCCAATATAAATATTCCAGCTAAACGAGCTTCCTTAAAAGAAACATTCAATAGGGTATTACAGGACTTGCAAGAGGCTATTGAATTACTACCTAGCCAAGCCCAATACAAGACAAGGCCGACGAAATCCGCCGCATTGGCTTTGCTTTCTAGAGTTTATTTGTATATGGGTGACTTTGAAAACGCTTTAAAATACTCTACAGATTGCTTAAAAAGCCACAGCTTATTAAATGATTTTAATGCGCTTTCTGTTTTTGATCCTTCTAATTACAGATTTACTTTTGACAAGTATGATCAGGAAGTAATACTTTTTGCCCGTGCTCAGTATGAGACTCTTTTGCCCGAGCCTTTTGGACTAGGTAGCGTTAGTTCAGATTTATATAATTCTTACGAAATGGGTGATTTGCGGAAATCAATCTTTTTTTTCGAACTAAATGGGAGGTTGGTTTATGTAGGTGGTTTTGGAGATATGGGGGTTTTTTTTTTTCAATGGTTTCTGCAATAG
- a CDS encoding TlpA disulfide reductase family protein yields the protein MTHKTIMLLLLALVCSFNLMAQAPKEQKNYQIGDIAPDLTFNKLINTDQKQIRLSDYRGTAVIIDFWAPWCGPCVHSFIRLDSLKKVFADKLFVISTTMDKKDYAQKTLEKFQQNNKLRPILTAVEDTASKRTFKHTVIPHFVWIDSQGIIRAITDEKQLTVENITKLVNREQLSLKVKDDEKDYLNLNYNIPFFSYNPIIKNNEMMYHSVVTKFLPGVATESTQHSGWIRCTNHSVALLYKIAFGKFRMQFMNNNRVILDGFNSRIDSVRVGIYPESLQSEWEKIDTQNMYTYEVLVPDTAFTRDDKFEVMQQELNRFFNAKEGIHGRIEKRRQKILSLVRTSAQDKLRSKSTKSLDEHSESYIKIRKMPLDAFVSKLQGFYTKKGILPIEDETNYRFYVDMDINANLTNVSEVNNELRKYDLQLVEKEKLIEMIILTKNPKTGSPKSAGLSGK from the coding sequence ATGACACACAAAACAATCATGTTATTGTTACTGGCATTGGTATGCAGTTTCAATTTAATGGCGCAAGCGCCAAAAGAACAAAAAAACTACCAAATTGGAGATATTGCACCTGATTTGACTTTTAATAAGCTTATTAATACAGATCAAAAGCAAATAAGACTGTCTGACTATAGAGGCACAGCAGTAATTATAGATTTTTGGGCTCCTTGGTGCGGCCCATGTGTTCATTCATTTATTAGACTTGATTCCTTAAAAAAGGTGTTTGCAGATAAGCTTTTTGTTATCTCTACCACAATGGACAAAAAAGATTACGCACAAAAAACTTTGGAAAAATTTCAACAAAATAATAAACTAAGACCAATTCTTACCGCTGTTGAAGACACTGCAAGTAAGAGAACTTTTAAACATACGGTTATACCACATTTTGTATGGATTGATTCGCAAGGCATAATACGGGCGATAACTGACGAAAAACAACTGACTGTTGAAAATATAACAAAGCTGGTCAATCGTGAACAACTTTCATTGAAAGTTAAGGATGACGAAAAGGATTATTTGAATCTAAACTATAATATTCCATTCTTTTCTTATAACCCTATTATTAAGAATAACGAAATGATGTACCATTCCGTAGTGACTAAGTTTTTGCCAGGTGTTGCTACTGAATCAACGCAACATTCAGGTTGGATACGATGTACTAATCATTCTGTTGCACTTTTATATAAAATTGCATTTGGAAAATTTAGGATGCAATTTATGAATAATAATAGGGTGATTCTAGACGGCTTCAATAGTAGGATAGATTCCGTTAGAGTAGGAATCTATCCGGAATCTCTTCAATCTGAATGGGAAAAGATTGATACACAAAACATGTATACTTATGAAGTGTTGGTGCCAGATACGGCATTTACCAGGGACGATAAATTTGAGGTAATGCAGCAGGAATTAAACAGATTTTTTAATGCTAAAGAAGGTATACATGGACGAATCGAAAAACGAAGACAAAAAATCTTAAGCCTTGTAAGAACTTCAGCACAAGATAAGCTCCGATCAAAATCGACTAAGAGTCTGGATGAGCATAGTGAATCTTACATCAAGATACGAAAGATGCCACTTGATGCATTTGTTTCGAAGTTACAGGGATTTTATACTAAGAAAGGCATTTTGCCCATAGAAGATGAGACCAATTATAGATTTTATGTTGATATGGATATCAATGCTAATTTAACTAACGTTAGCGAAGTCAATAATGAACTAAGGAAATACGACCTGCAATTGGTAGAAAAAGAAAAGCTTATCGAAATGATTATTTTAACAAAAAATCCAAAAACCGGAAGTCCGAAATCAGCTGGATTGTCTGGTAAATAG
- a CDS encoding DUF4256 domain-containing protein: protein MKNHTKELLTEQREELLAVLKARFEKNMSRHKGLDWTKIQTKLTDSPQKLWVLDEMEVTGGEPDVVGYDNKTDEYIFYDCSAESPKGRRSVCYDGDALESRKEHKPANSALGMAAAMGVEILTEEQYRELQQFGKFDTKTSSWLSTPAEIRKHGGAIFGDYRYEHIFIYHNGAESYYAARGFRGSLRV from the coding sequence ATGAAAAACCATACAAAAGAACTGCTGACCGAACAAAGAGAAGAATTATTGGCTGTGCTGAAAGCACGCTTTGAGAAAAATATGAGCCGCCATAAAGGTTTGGATTGGACTAAAATCCAAACGAAATTGACAGACAGCCCCCAAAAATTGTGGGTATTGGATGAGATGGAAGTGACTGGAGGCGAGCCGGATGTGGTTGGTTATGACAACAAAACTGACGAATATATTTTTTATGACTGTTCGGCCGAAAGCCCTAAGGGACGCCGGAGCGTGTGCTATGACGGCGATGCATTGGAGTCGCGAAAAGAACATAAACCTGCAAACAGTGCTTTAGGCATGGCAGCGGCTATGGGCGTTGAAATTTTAACGGAAGAACAATATCGGGAGCTGCAACAGTTTGGTAAGTTCGATACCAAAACGTCAAGCTGGCTGAGTACACCTGCTGAGATCAGAAAACATGGTGGTGCTATTTTTGGTGATTACCGGTACGAACATATTTTTATATATCACAACGGTGCCGAATCTTACTATGCTGCCAGGGGGTTCCGTGGTTCGTTACGCGTTTAA
- a CDS encoding NADP-dependent oxidoreductase: MKAIVIKEFGSADKLEIVEMTKPVINDDQVLIKVRTAGINPVDTKIRSGAHISSKTLQLPAVLGKDVSGIIELVGKNVREFKAGDAVFGIANGAYAEYAVANPDFIVKKPENTSFEEAGAISLVALTAWQAIYDHLRISSGQHVLIQSAAGGVGHLAVQFARIAGATVSGTASEKNIDFIKQLGVDQAIDYKNEKFEDVVGELDAAMDTMGGEILYRTISCVKPGGRVVCLPSSTKDDPKALEYAKKRDIELIWFMMTPTKKDLRQISSLLAEGKLKVSVEKVLPMEKIMQAHQEIEAHGVRGKIVIEMP; this comes from the coding sequence ATGAAAGCAATTGTAATAAAAGAGTTTGGATCGGCTGATAAGCTGGAGATTGTTGAAATGACAAAACCTGTAATTAATGATGACCAGGTGTTGATTAAGGTAAGGACAGCGGGAATTAATCCTGTGGACACAAAGATCAGATCGGGCGCTCATATCTCTTCAAAAACACTTCAGCTGCCAGCAGTTTTGGGTAAAGACGTGAGTGGGATAATTGAGCTGGTAGGTAAAAATGTGCGTGAATTTAAAGCAGGGGATGCTGTTTTTGGAATTGCAAATGGCGCTTATGCCGAATATGCGGTAGCCAATCCTGATTTTATTGTCAAGAAGCCCGAAAATACTTCTTTTGAAGAAGCAGGAGCCATTTCTTTGGTTGCATTAACTGCCTGGCAAGCCATTTATGACCACCTCAGGATCAGTTCAGGACAACATGTTTTGATACAATCGGCGGCAGGTGGGGTTGGTCATCTTGCGGTGCAGTTTGCCAGGATAGCCGGAGCCACGGTTAGCGGAACTGCTTCCGAAAAGAACATTGATTTTATAAAACAACTGGGTGTTGATCAGGCAATTGATTATAAAAATGAAAAGTTTGAAGACGTGGTGGGAGAGCTTGATGCCGCAATGGATACCATGGGTGGAGAGATCTTGTACCGAACCATTAGTTGTGTGAAACCAGGTGGTAGGGTGGTTTGTCTACCTTCATCCACAAAAGACGACCCAAAGGCACTTGAATATGCGAAAAAGAGGGACATTGAGTTGATATGGTTTATGATGACGCCTACAAAGAAAGACTTACGGCAGATTTCATCATTGCTTGCTGAAGGAAAATTGAAGGTGTCTGTTGAAAAAGTGCTGCCTATGGAGAAGATTATGCAGGCCCATCAGGAAATTGAAGCACATGGCGTGCGTGGAAAAATTGTGATCGAAATGCCTTGA
- a CDS encoding helix-turn-helix transcriptional regulator, protein MNLRRDVFQAIADPTRRAILLLVASQGLTAGAIASNFETARPTVSKHLQILTECELLEQKQNGREIYYHINAKNMKEVADFIEPFRKMWDDRFNKLEDIMKNYKG, encoded by the coding sequence ATGAACTTAAGACGAGATGTATTTCAAGCCATAGCCGACCCGACAAGGAGGGCTATACTGCTGTTGGTGGCTTCACAAGGCCTGACAGCCGGCGCTATAGCCTCAAATTTTGAGACAGCACGACCAACAGTTTCCAAACACCTGCAAATTCTAACTGAATGCGAATTGCTTGAACAGAAACAAAACGGCAGGGAAATTTATTATCACATAAATGCTAAAAACATGAAAGAAGTAGCCGACTTTATTGAGCCATTCCGCAAAATGTGGGATGACAGGTTTAACAAACTGGAAGATATCATGAAAAATTACAAAGGTTAA
- a CDS encoding sensor histidine kinase KdpD has product MIKSIRRLHTKLIGSIVDTPLQARIFHEVSVIAMVGLPLALLVNTFIKVPLVNVALSATWSIIVAMYINSRYFGRLQLSFILFSVGTSVFMVFNYFINSGIHGPTLILYLLSLVFTLAVMPTRQYVLWMLINVGIVIGLLLVEYYNVELIKVTYIKRSDLFVDIATTYVFVVACIGVVLSYLINSYQREKNNALNASLALKEANDSKTRLLSILSHDLRSPLNSIAIFLETLNEHGLSAEDRRFLESNLLNETKNTQVMLHNLLNWTKSQMDGGISVNMVNVNLSEVVSTCLLVQQSAADIKNVVIRVNIDSSIQLRADLDMLKLVIRNLINNAIKFTLPEGEIQIYSSYDFGHIRLHITDNGVGIPMTKQNDLFKMNAASTYGTNNEKGVGLGLILCKEYTEMQKGRISFHSVPGNGTTFTLEFADANGLAGTDS; this is encoded by the coding sequence ATGATCAAATCTATTAGACGGCTGCATACCAAATTGATCGGCAGTATCGTTGACACACCACTCCAAGCCAGGATATTTCATGAAGTAAGTGTAATAGCTATGGTCGGTCTTCCTCTGGCATTACTGGTAAATACTTTTATAAAGGTGCCATTGGTCAATGTAGCGCTTTCGGCTACCTGGAGTATAATTGTAGCGATGTACATCAATTCCAGGTACTTTGGGAGATTGCAGCTTAGCTTCATTTTATTTAGTGTTGGCACGAGTGTGTTCATGGTATTCAATTACTTCATCAATTCAGGTATACACGGTCCCACATTAATACTTTACCTGCTCTCGCTGGTTTTTACATTGGCGGTAATGCCTACCCGGCAGTATGTATTATGGATGCTTATTAATGTGGGCATTGTTATTGGCTTATTGCTGGTCGAATACTATAACGTCGAACTGATCAAAGTCACTTATATAAAGCGTAGTGATTTGTTTGTTGACATCGCAACGACTTATGTCTTTGTAGTTGCCTGTATAGGTGTCGTTCTATCTTATCTCATCAACAGTTATCAGCGGGAAAAGAATAATGCACTGAATGCTTCCCTGGCTTTAAAAGAAGCTAATGATTCCAAGACCAGGTTATTGTCTATTTTGTCTCATGACTTGCGTTCTCCGCTCAATTCCATTGCTATTTTCCTGGAGACACTTAATGAACATGGATTGTCGGCAGAGGACCGTCGTTTTCTGGAAAGCAACCTACTTAACGAGACAAAAAACACACAAGTGATGTTACACAATTTATTAAACTGGACAAAATCGCAAATGGATGGTGGTATCAGCGTAAACATGGTGAACGTGAACTTATCTGAAGTCGTATCAACCTGTCTACTTGTGCAACAATCAGCAGCGGATATAAAAAATGTTGTAATACGTGTGAATATTGATTCGTCAATTCAGCTCCGTGCCGACTTGGACATGCTGAAGCTGGTGATCAGAAATCTGATAAACAATGCGATAAAGTTTACACTACCTGAAGGAGAAATTCAGATCTACAGTTCCTATGATTTCGGCCATATCAGGTTACACATAACAGATAATGGTGTGGGCATTCCCATGACAAAGCAGAATGATCTTTTTAAGATGAATGCGGCCTCAACTTATGGGACAAATAACGAAAAAGGTGTAGGCCTGGGACTGATCTTGTGTAAAGAGTATACCGAGATGCAAAAAGGCAGGATTAGCTTCCATAGTGTACCTGGAAATGGAACAACATTCACATTGGAGTTTGCAGACGCTAATGGTCTAGCCGGTACTGATTCATAA
- a CDS encoding RagB/SusD family nutrient uptake outer membrane protein produces the protein MVLEIWGFFFFNGFCNSELYLTAAECYARKGNISQAMELINTLKKSRWDKTIAYEPLKANDKDQALLIILTERRKELCFKGTRWLDIRRLNREGKNIITQTRKIKGINYTLPPNDKRYVYPIPNEEILYSHIEQNER, from the coding sequence GTGGTTTTGGAGATATGGGGGTTTTTTTTTTTCAATGGTTTCTGCAATAGCGAACTTTATTTGACCGCTGCAGAATGCTACGCCAGAAAAGGAAACATATCTCAAGCTATGGAATTAATAAATACTCTCAAGAAATCAAGATGGGATAAGACAATAGCATATGAGCCATTAAAGGCTAATGACAAAGATCAAGCACTATTAATTATCTTAACCGAAAGACGGAAGGAACTTTGTTTCAAAGGGACAAGATGGCTAGATATTAGAAGGCTTAATAGAGAAGGAAAAAACATCATAACGCAGACCAGAAAGATAAAAGGTATTAATTATACTCTTCCACCAAATGATAAGAGATATGTTTATCCAATACCTAATGAAGAAATTCTCTATAGCCATATAGAACAGAATGAACGATAA
- a CDS encoding Crp/Fnr family transcriptional regulator produces MIEKLKYFLKNNTSIADKQIDQISECFRPKTIKKNTILLSEGEICKELYFVHSGCVRTYYLTKQGHEKTRHIAFDNSIVTSISSFISQKRSFEFVETLENSKLYAISNKDFYQLVSDIPLWGDFYRIFLEMAYLHQNKKIENRITLSAKQRYDRLMSEEPMFIQRLSNKILASYLDITQETLSRLKSR; encoded by the coding sequence ATGATAGAAAAACTAAAATATTTTCTTAAAAACAATACGAGCATTGCCGATAAACAAATTGACCAAATAAGTGAATGCTTCAGACCAAAGACAATAAAAAAAAATACCATATTACTTTCAGAGGGAGAAATTTGTAAAGAGTTATATTTTGTTCATAGCGGTTGTGTCCGGACATACTATTTAACTAAGCAGGGACATGAAAAAACAAGGCACATTGCATTCGATAATTCCATTGTTACTTCGATTTCCAGCTTTATTTCTCAAAAGAGATCATTTGAATTTGTCGAAACACTCGAAAATTCTAAACTGTATGCAATAAGTAATAAAGATTTTTATCAGTTGGTGTCAGATATCCCTTTATGGGGGGATTTTTACAGAATATTTTTAGAAATGGCTTATTTACATCAAAATAAGAAGATAGAAAATCGCATAACACTTTCAGCTAAACAACGCTACGACAGGTTGATGAGTGAAGAACCAATGTTTATCCAACGACTTTCAAATAAAATCCTTGCTTCCTATCTTGACATTACACAAGAAACATTGAGCAGGCTTAAATCGAGATGA
- a CDS encoding MmcQ/YjbR family DNA-binding protein, whose translation MNIEELRDYCLSKPGTTEGLPFGNETLVFRVGDKIFLLIGLERANRFNAKCDPERAIQLREQYPEIIPGFHMNKKHWNTIYMDGGLKPGLIKELIDHSYELVLESLTKYQREFIRTPL comes from the coding sequence ATGAATATTGAAGAACTGCGTGACTACTGCTTAAGCAAACCGGGAACAACCGAAGGCCTTCCTTTTGGAAACGAAACCCTGGTTTTTAGAGTTGGTGATAAGATTTTCCTGCTCATCGGCCTGGAACGGGCCAACCGGTTTAATGCCAAATGCGATCCGGAACGTGCCATACAATTGCGGGAGCAATATCCTGAAATTATCCCCGGCTTCCATATGAATAAAAAACACTGGAATACCATTTACATGGACGGTGGATTAAAACCCGGACTTATTAAAGAGCTGATTGATCACTCTTACGAATTGGTGTTGGAAAGTCTCACAAAATACCAGCGCGAATTCATAAGAACTCCTTTATAA
- a CDS encoding rRNA adenine methyltransferase codes for MNFDPNNHVVKLCIEGMDIEGRPEEASKLFIQAWNEATNDFERFIAAHYVARHQKSIADKLNWDEMALNLALKINDDTVSGAYPSLYLNIAKCYEDLGDIKSASKNYQLALSFTDRLSDDGYGNMIKGGILNGIERLR; via the coding sequence ATGAATTTTGACCCAAATAACCACGTTGTTAAACTTTGTATTGAAGGTATGGACATTGAGGGCAGACCAGAAGAGGCAAGCAAACTATTTATTCAGGCTTGGAACGAAGCAACAAACGATTTTGAAAGATTTATCGCCGCTCATTATGTGGCAAGACATCAAAAGAGTATTGCGGACAAATTGAACTGGGATGAGATGGCGTTAAATTTAGCATTGAAAATAAATGATGATACGGTTAGCGGAGCTTACCCTTCACTTTATTTGAATATTGCTAAATGTTATGAAGATCTAGGCGATATTAAGAGTGCGAGTAAAAATTATCAATTAGCACTTTCGTTCACTGATAGGTTGTCTGACGATGGATATGGAAATATGATTAAAGGTGGTATTCTGAACGGAATTGAAAGATTAAGATAA